The proteins below are encoded in one region of Oncorhynchus masou masou isolate Uvic2021 chromosome 15, UVic_Omas_1.1, whole genome shotgun sequence:
- the LOC135555402 gene encoding protein TsetseEP-like isoform X2, with protein MELDASIILPALFFTILAVVLAAKFIPKKQPEEKKRVKVGNGDDIPPSRALAPAVAILEVPKMEMVPPQVVEAEVIPEPVTVAPVVEEINVVEEETVKEPEMIPEVQVVPEPVVEPEPVPELIPEPEPIPVVVEEPILDLIAESVVKEVPVREPTPEPAREPNPKPAREPTPEPIFVTEPEDLESNAEEVHFTPGMKISKLEKLMTKEEMEEEQRIELTPDFTSL; from the exons ATGGAACTTGACGCGTCTATCATTCTCCCTGCGCTCTTCTTTACCATTCTTGCTGTTGTCTTGGCAGCCAAATTCATCCCCAAAAAACAaccagaggagaagaagagggttAAAGTAGGCAATGGAGACGACATTCCACCTTCCAGAGCATTGGCACCAGCAGTAGCAATACTGGAAGTACCAAAAATGGAGATGGTACCCCCACAAGTGGTAGAAGCTGAAGTTATACCCGAGCCAGTAACAGTTGCCCCAGTAGTTGAAGAGATCAATGTTGTAGAAGAAGAGACAGTTAAAGAGCCTGAAATGATCCCTGAGGTTCAG GTTGTGCCAGAGCCCGTGGTTGAGCCAGAACCCGTGCCTGAGCTCATCCCTGAGCCAGAGCCCATCCCAGTCGTTGTTGAGGAGCCCATCCTTGACCTCATCGCCGAATCTGTGGTGAAGGAGGTCCCCGTCAGAGAGCCCACCCCTGAGCCAGCAAGGGAACCCAACCCCAAGCCAGCGAGGGAACCCACCCCTGAGCCCATCTTCGTGACAGAGCCAGAGGACCTTGAGAGCAACG CTGAGGAGGTGCACTTTACCCCAGGAATGAAGATTAGCAAGTTGGAGAAGCTGATGAccaaggaggagatggaggaggagcagag GATAGAGCTCACACCTGACTTTACCTCTCTATAA
- the LOC135555402 gene encoding protein TsetseEP-like isoform X3: MELDASIILPALFFTILAVVLAAKFIPKKQPEEKKRVKVGNGDDIPPSRALAPAVAILEVPKMEMVPPQVVEAEVIPEPVTVAPVVEEINVVEEETVKEPEMIPEVQVVPEPVVEPEPVPELIPEPEPIPVVVEEPILDLIAESVVKEVPVREPTPEPAREPNPKPAREPTPEPIFVTEPEDLESNAEEVHFTPGMKISKLEKLMTKEEMEEEQSAAE, encoded by the exons ATGGAACTTGACGCGTCTATCATTCTCCCTGCGCTCTTCTTTACCATTCTTGCTGTTGTCTTGGCAGCCAAATTCATCCCCAAAAAACAaccagaggagaagaagagggttAAAGTAGGCAATGGAGACGACATTCCACCTTCCAGAGCATTGGCACCAGCAGTAGCAATACTGGAAGTACCAAAAATGGAGATGGTACCCCCACAAGTGGTAGAAGCTGAAGTTATACCCGAGCCAGTAACAGTTGCCCCAGTAGTTGAAGAGATCAATGTTGTAGAAGAAGAGACAGTTAAAGAGCCTGAAATGATCCCTGAGGTTCAG GTTGTGCCAGAGCCCGTGGTTGAGCCAGAACCCGTGCCTGAGCTCATCCCTGAGCCAGAGCCCATCCCAGTCGTTGTTGAGGAGCCCATCCTTGACCTCATCGCCGAATCTGTGGTGAAGGAGGTCCCCGTCAGAGAGCCCACCCCTGAGCCAGCAAGGGAACCCAACCCCAAGCCAGCGAGGGAACCCACCCCTGAGCCCATCTTCGTGACAGAGCCAGAGGACCTTGAGAGCAACG CTGAGGAGGTGCACTTTACCCCAGGAATGAAGATTAGCAAGTTGGAGAAGCTGATGAccaaggaggagatggaggaggagcagag
- the LOC135555401 gene encoding uncharacterized protein LOC135555401 yields the protein MWLPLVNLFPSAALIQIYRTGKRKPSIRVPSYCFHLSVQIRAFTYPVCPDQGFHLSCLSRSGLSPILSVQIRAFTYPVCPDQGFHLSCLSRSGLSPILSVQIRAFTYPVCPDQGFHLSCLSRSGLSPILSVQIRAFTCLSRSGLSPVCPDQGFHLSVQIRAFTCPVCPDQGSHLSRLSRSGLSPVCPDQGSHPSVQIRALTRLSRSGLSPVPSLQIRALSRLSRSGLSPVPSVQIRALTRPVCPDQGSHPSRLSRSGLSPVPSVQIRALTRPVGPDQGSHPSRRSRSGLSPVPSLQIRADKGE from the exons ATGTGGCTTCCTTTGGTCAACCTCTTCCCTTCAGCTGCACTGATCCAAATCTACAGGACTGGAAAAAGGAAGCCCTCTATTAGGGTTCCGTCATATTGCTttcacctgtctgtccagatcagGGCTTTCACctatcctgtctgtccagatcagGGCTTTCACctatcctgtctgtccagatcagGGCTTTCACctatcctgtctgtccagatcagGGCTTTCACctatcctgtctgtccagatcagGGCTTTCACctatcctgtctgtccagatcagGGCTTTCACctatcctgtctgtccagatcagGGCTTTCACctatcctgtctgtccagatcagGGCTTTCACctatcctgtctgtccagatcagGGCTTTCACctatcctgtctgtccagatcagGGCTttcacctgtctgtccagatcagGGCTttcacctgtctgtccagatcagGGCTttcacctgtctgtccagatcagGGCTTTCAC CTGTCCCGTCTGTCCAGATCAGGGCTCTCACCTGTCCCGTCTGTCCAGATCAGGGCTCTCACCCGTCTGTCCAGATCAGGGCTCTCACCCGTCTGTCCAGATCAGGGCTCTCACCCGTCTGTCCAGATCAGGGCTCTCACCCGTCCCGTCGCTCCAGATCAGGGCTCTGTCCCGTCTGTCCAGATCAGGGCTCTCACCCGTCCCGTCTGTCCAGATCAGGGCTCTCACCCGTCCCGTCTGTCCAGATCAGGGCTCTCACCCGTCCCGTCTGTCCAGATCAGGGCTCTCACCCGTCCCGTCTGTCCAGATCAGGGCTCTCACCCGTCCCGTCGGTCCAGATCAGGGCTCTCACCCGTCCCGTCGCTCCAGATCAGGGCTCTCACCCGTCCCGTCGCTCCAGATCAGGGCAGATAAAGGAGAATGA
- the LOC135555402 gene encoding protein TsetseEP-like isoform X4 — MELDASIILPALFFTILAVVLAAKFIPKKQPEEKKRVKVGNGDDIPPSRALAPAVAILEVPKMEMVPPQVVEAEVIPEPVTVAPVVEEINVVEEETVKEPEMIPEVQVVPEPVVEPEPVPELIPEPEPIPVVVEEPILDLIAESVVKEVPVREPTPEPAREPNPKPAREPTPEPIFVTEPEDLESNAEEVHFTPGMKISKLEKLMTKEEMEEEQS, encoded by the exons ATGGAACTTGACGCGTCTATCATTCTCCCTGCGCTCTTCTTTACCATTCTTGCTGTTGTCTTGGCAGCCAAATTCATCCCCAAAAAACAaccagaggagaagaagagggttAAAGTAGGCAATGGAGACGACATTCCACCTTCCAGAGCATTGGCACCAGCAGTAGCAATACTGGAAGTACCAAAAATGGAGATGGTACCCCCACAAGTGGTAGAAGCTGAAGTTATACCCGAGCCAGTAACAGTTGCCCCAGTAGTTGAAGAGATCAATGTTGTAGAAGAAGAGACAGTTAAAGAGCCTGAAATGATCCCTGAGGTTCAG GTTGTGCCAGAGCCCGTGGTTGAGCCAGAACCCGTGCCTGAGCTCATCCCTGAGCCAGAGCCCATCCCAGTCGTTGTTGAGGAGCCCATCCTTGACCTCATCGCCGAATCTGTGGTGAAGGAGGTCCCCGTCAGAGAGCCCACCCCTGAGCCAGCAAGGGAACCCAACCCCAAGCCAGCGAGGGAACCCACCCCTGAGCCCATCTTCGTGACAGAGCCAGAGGACCTTGAGAGCAACG CTGAGGAGGTGCACTTTACCCCAGGAATGAAGATTAGCAAGTTGGAGAAGCTGATGAccaaggaggagatggaggaggagcagag